The Mycolicibacterium mageritense genome contains a region encoding:
- the nrdI gene encoding class Ib ribonucleoside-diphosphate reductase assembly flavoprotein NrdI, producing MTNLVYFSSVSENTHRFVEKLGIPATRIPLHGRIEVDEPYVLVLPTYGGGRATPNINDGGYVPKQVIAFLNNEHNRSLIRGVIAAGNNNFGAEFAYAGNVVASKCGVPYLYRFELMGTPDDVAAVRAGLEDFWKDQTCHQPSQLQSL from the coding sequence ATGACCAATCTCGTCTACTTCTCCAGCGTCTCGGAAAACACTCACCGATTCGTCGAGAAGCTCGGCATCCCCGCGACCCGGATCCCACTGCACGGCCGCATCGAGGTCGACGAGCCGTACGTGCTCGTCCTGCCCACGTACGGCGGCGGCCGTGCCACCCCGAACATCAATGACGGTGGCTATGTGCCCAAGCAGGTCATCGCGTTCCTCAACAATGAACACAACCGGTCGTTGATCCGCGGTGTCATCGCCGCGGGCAACAACAACTTCGGCGCGGAGTTCGCCTACGCGGGCAATGTCGTGGCGAGCAAGTGTGGCGTGCCGTATCTCTATCGCTTCGAACTCATGGGAACCCCGGACGACGTGGCTGCCGTCCGCGCGGGCTTGGAAGACTTTTGGAAGGACCAGACGTGCCACCAACCGTCACAGCTGCAGAGCCTGTAA
- the nrdE gene encoding class 1b ribonucleoside-diphosphate reductase subunit alpha, translating into MPPTVTAAEPVTADSTHALPGETDYHALNAMLNLYDKDGKIQFDKDVQAAREYFLQHVNQNTVFFHSQDEKLDYLIEKNYYEREVLDQYSRNFVKSLLDRAYAKKFRFPTFLGAFKYYTSYTLKTFDGKRYLERFEDRVVMVALTLAAGDTELAEKLVDEIIDGRFQPATPTFLNSGKKQRGEPVSCFLLRIEDNMESIGRSINSALQLSKRGGGVALLLSNIREHGAPIKNIENQSSGVIPIMKLLEDSFSYANQLGARQGAGAVYLHAHHPDIYRFLDTKRENADEKIRIKTLSLGVVIPDITFELAKKNEDMYLFSPYDVERVYGLPFADINVTEKYYEMVDNAQIRKTKIKAREFFQTLAELQFESGYPYIMFEDTVNRANPIDGKITHSNLCSEILQVSTPSVFNDDLSYAQVGKDISCNLGSLNIAKTMDSPDFAQTIEVAIRALTAVSDQTHIWSVPSIEQGNNSSHAIGLGQMNLHGYLARERIFYGSEEGIDFTNIYFYTVLFHALRASNLIAIERKTRFGGFEKSKYASGEFFDKYTEQVWEPKTDKVRQLFADAGIHIPTQDDWRSLKESVQEHGIYNQNLQAVPPTGSISYINHSTSSIHPVASKIEIRKEGKIGRVYYPAPYLTNDNLEYYQDAYEIGYEKIIDTYAAATQHVDQGLSLTLFFKDTANTRDVNKAQIYAWRKGIKTLYYIRLRQMALEGTEVEGCVSCML; encoded by the coding sequence GTGCCACCAACCGTCACAGCTGCAGAGCCTGTAACCGCCGACAGCACGCACGCGCTCCCGGGGGAGACGGACTACCACGCCCTCAACGCGATGCTCAACCTGTACGACAAAGACGGCAAGATCCAGTTCGACAAGGACGTACAGGCCGCGCGGGAGTACTTCCTGCAGCACGTCAACCAGAACACGGTCTTCTTCCACAGCCAGGACGAGAAACTCGACTACCTGATCGAGAAGAACTACTACGAGCGCGAGGTGCTCGACCAGTACAGCCGCAACTTCGTGAAGTCGCTGCTGGACCGGGCCTACGCCAAGAAGTTCCGATTCCCGACGTTCCTCGGCGCGTTCAAGTACTACACGAGCTACACGCTCAAGACCTTCGACGGCAAGCGCTACCTGGAGCGGTTCGAGGACCGCGTCGTCATGGTCGCGCTGACCCTGGCGGCCGGTGACACCGAGCTGGCCGAGAAGCTCGTCGACGAGATCATCGACGGCCGGTTTCAGCCGGCCACCCCGACGTTCCTGAACTCGGGCAAGAAGCAGCGCGGCGAGCCGGTGAGCTGCTTCCTGCTTCGCATCGAAGACAACATGGAGTCCATCGGGCGCTCCATCAACTCGGCGTTGCAGCTGTCCAAGCGCGGTGGCGGTGTGGCGTTGCTGCTGTCCAACATCCGCGAGCACGGCGCCCCGATCAAGAACATCGAGAACCAGTCCTCGGGTGTCATCCCGATCATGAAGCTGCTGGAGGATTCGTTCTCCTACGCCAATCAGCTCGGGGCGCGCCAGGGCGCGGGTGCGGTGTACCTCCACGCCCACCACCCCGACATCTACCGGTTCCTCGACACCAAGCGCGAGAACGCCGACGAGAAGATCCGGATCAAGACCCTCTCGCTGGGCGTCGTGATCCCGGACATCACGTTCGAGCTCGCCAAGAAGAACGAGGACATGTACCTGTTCTCGCCGTACGACGTCGAGCGCGTGTACGGCCTGCCGTTCGCCGACATCAACGTCACCGAGAAGTACTACGAGATGGTCGACAACGCGCAGATCCGCAAGACCAAGATCAAGGCGCGTGAGTTCTTCCAGACGCTGGCCGAGCTCCAGTTCGAGTCCGGCTACCCGTACATCATGTTCGAGGACACCGTCAACCGGGCCAACCCCATCGACGGCAAGATCACCCACAGCAACCTGTGCTCGGAGATCCTGCAGGTGTCCACGCCGTCGGTGTTCAACGACGACCTGTCCTACGCCCAAGTGGGCAAGGATATTTCGTGCAACCTCGGCTCACTCAACATCGCCAAGACCATGGACTCGCCGGACTTCGCGCAGACCATCGAGGTCGCGATCCGGGCGTTGACCGCGGTGAGCGATCAGACCCACATCTGGTCGGTGCCGTCGATCGAGCAGGGCAACAACAGCTCGCACGCGATCGGCCTTGGCCAGATGAACCTGCACGGGTACCTGGCCCGCGAGCGCATCTTCTACGGCTCCGAAGAGGGCATCGACTTCACCAACATCTACTTCTACACGGTGTTGTTCCACGCCCTGCGCGCGTCGAACCTCATTGCGATCGAACGCAAGACGCGCTTCGGCGGGTTCGAGAAGTCCAAGTACGCCTCGGGGGAGTTCTTCGACAAGTACACCGAGCAGGTGTGGGAGCCGAAGACCGACAAGGTGCGGCAGCTCTTCGCCGATGCCGGGATCCACATTCCGACGCAGGATGACTGGCGCTCGCTGAAGGAGTCGGTGCAGGAGCACGGGATCTACAACCAGAACCTGCAGGCCGTGCCGCCCACGGGCTCGATCTCCTACATCAACCATTCGACGTCGTCGATCCACCCCGTGGCGTCGAAGATCGAGATCCGCAAGGAAGGCAAGATCGGTCGCGTCTACTACCCGGCGCCGTATCTGACCAACGACAACCTGGAGTACTACCAGGACGCGTATGAGATCGGCTACGAGAAGATCATCGACACGTACGCCGCGGCCACCCAGCACGTGGATCAGGGCCTGAGCCTCACGCTGTTCTTCAAGGACACCGCCAACACCCGCGACGTCAACAAGGCGCAGATCTACGCGTGGCGCAAGGGCATCAAGACGCTGTACTACATCCGGTTGCGTCAGATGGCCTTGGAAGGCACCGAGGTCGAGGGTTGCGTCAGCTGCATGTTGTGA
- a CDS encoding DUF5997 family protein, with protein sequence MSRPNAQSMKPATAAKKLDVYLPATPAEFQENPITRDELAALQADPPQWLKDLRKNGPHPKNLVAAKLGISIAGLTRAGVEKALTTEQINKLLEEKPDWLVAERESYQNVLNEERRLKAARRP encoded by the coding sequence ATGAGCAGGCCCAACGCGCAGTCCATGAAACCCGCCACGGCGGCGAAGAAGCTGGACGTGTACCTGCCCGCCACGCCTGCGGAGTTCCAGGAGAACCCCATCACCCGTGACGAACTCGCCGCGCTACAGGCCGACCCGCCACAGTGGCTCAAAGATCTCCGCAAGAACGGGCCACACCCGAAGAACCTCGTGGCCGCCAAGCTGGGCATCTCGATCGCCGGGCTCACCCGCGCAGGCGTGGAGAAAGCGTTGACCACCGAGCAGATCAACAAGCTGCTCGAGGAGAAACCCGACTGGCTGGTCGCCGAACGCGAGAGTTACCAGAATGTGCTGAACGAGGAGCGACGCCTGAAGGCGGCACGTCGCCCCTGA
- a CDS encoding LysR family transcriptional regulator substrate-binding protein, translating to MTLTLGYVPGGTPAKWARIWAERQPEVPLQLHTVAAADAAAAVRAGTVDVALLRLPTDTTGLAVIPLYEETTVAVVPTDHVFAAVDAITAADLDGEPVLRPLDDVVEWADAPGVPVDHRPETTADAIELVAAGMGALVVPQSLARLYHRKDLTYRAITDAPTCPVALAFPDGQQPASVEEFIGIVRGRRAGSSRGQTEPAPKRSAREKTLAKQAARAAAGKVARKPGKTGRGRR from the coding sequence GTGACCCTGACACTCGGGTACGTGCCCGGCGGGACGCCCGCGAAGTGGGCCCGGATCTGGGCGGAGCGCCAGCCCGAGGTGCCGTTGCAACTGCACACCGTAGCCGCGGCAGACGCGGCCGCCGCCGTGCGGGCCGGCACGGTCGACGTGGCGTTGCTGCGACTGCCGACCGACACGACGGGGCTCGCTGTCATCCCGCTGTACGAGGAGACGACGGTGGCCGTCGTGCCGACCGACCACGTTTTCGCTGCCGTCGATGCGATCACCGCGGCCGATCTCGACGGCGAGCCGGTCCTGCGGCCGCTCGACGACGTCGTCGAATGGGCGGACGCCCCCGGGGTTCCGGTCGATCACCGGCCCGAGACCACCGCCGACGCAATAGAACTCGTGGCCGCGGGGATGGGCGCGCTCGTCGTTCCGCAGTCGCTCGCGCGCCTGTATCACCGCAAGGATCTGACGTATCGCGCGATCACCGACGCGCCCACGTGCCCGGTGGCGCTGGCCTTCCCGGACGGGCAGCAGCCGGCATCGGTCGAGGAGTTCATCGGGATCGTGCGGGGCCGTAGGGCGGGTTCGTCGCGAGGGCAGACCGAACCGGCACCGAAACGCTCCGCGCGCGAGAAGACTCTCGCGAAGCAGGCAGCCCGCGCCGCCGCGGGCAAGGTTGCCCGCAAGCCGGGCAAGACCGGGCGCGGTCGTCGGTGA
- a CDS encoding DUF6882 domain-containing protein, whose translation MANAFEDLQVLHDNGALYAALSQLQLKEGMEERLGGEFDYAADLAADSMVFTGHSSGAIIQTSVELMASVAPGPQTIVWGRALPNGGRAGAAALLERGKAESLPSLLNDEVPFPGGEDPDDAAELAALEIGAVVAAVTGGGPTYILGVGGGTVVVLLLGFLDFAVPRIDHRFATRVPLGLGAGTVADHRSSIHGLAVMSGWSVDWAQDGRRVELTDAVTGNSATAVFDQYARLTALEASLG comes from the coding sequence ATGGCGAACGCGTTCGAAGACCTGCAAGTGCTGCATGACAATGGTGCGCTATATGCGGCCCTGAGTCAGCTCCAGCTCAAAGAGGGGATGGAAGAACGACTCGGCGGCGAGTTCGACTACGCAGCGGATCTCGCTGCGGACTCCATGGTCTTCACCGGTCATTCTTCGGGCGCGATAATCCAGACCAGCGTCGAGTTGATGGCCAGCGTCGCTCCCGGGCCGCAGACGATCGTCTGGGGCCGGGCGTTGCCGAACGGAGGCCGCGCCGGTGCGGCGGCACTCCTTGAGCGCGGCAAGGCAGAGAGTCTCCCCAGCCTGCTGAACGACGAGGTGCCCTTCCCCGGTGGGGAGGATCCCGATGACGCGGCTGAGCTCGCCGCTCTCGAGATCGGCGCGGTGGTAGCTGCGGTCACGGGCGGTGGCCCCACCTATATCCTCGGCGTCGGGGGTGGCACCGTGGTGGTGCTTCTCCTCGGCTTCCTCGACTTCGCCGTGCCCCGGATCGACCACAGATTCGCGACGCGCGTACCGCTGGGGTTGGGAGCGGGCACCGTTGCCGATCACCGATCATCGATCCACGGTCTTGCGGTGATGTCCGGCTGGAGCGTCGACTGGGCCCAAGACGGCCGCCGCGTGGAACTCACCGATGCCGTGACCGGCAACTCGGCGACGGCCGTATTCGATCAGTACGCTCGGCTCACCGCGTTAGAGGCCTCGTTGGGCTGA
- a CDS encoding IS3 family transposase (programmed frameshift) — protein sequence MARPYPREFRDDVVRVARNRDDGVTIEQIATDFGVHPMTLQKWLRQADIDEGTKPGKSASESGELREARRRIKLLEQENEVLRRAAAYLSQANLPKRVYPLVKELAADGIPVAVTCRVLKLSRQPYYRWLADPITEAELIEAYRANALFDAHADDPEFGYRYLVEEARDAGEPMAERTAWRICSQNRLWSVFGKKRGKNGKVGPPVHDDLVERDFTAEGPNQLWLSDITEHRTGEGKLYLCAIKDVFSNRIVGYSIDSRMKSQLAIRALHSAVARRGDVAGCILHSDRGSQFRSRKFVHALNQHEMVGSMGRVGAAGDNAAMESFFSLLQKNVLDRRRWDTREQLRIAIVTWIERTYHRRRRQSGLGRLTPIEFEAIMTTPASQAA from the exons ATGGCAAGGCCCTACCCCCGCGAGTTCCGCGACGACGTCGTCCGGGTCGCTCGCAACCGCGATGACGGTGTAACGATCGAGCAGATCGCCACCGATTTCGGAGTGCACCCGATGACGCTGCAGAAATGGCTCCGTCAGGCCGACATCGACGAAGGCACCAAGCCCGGCAAGAGCGCCAGCGAGTCCGGTGAGCTGCGCGAAGCCCGACGGCGGATCAAACTGCTAGAGCAAGAGAACGAGGTGCTGCGCCGGGCCGCAGCGTATTTATCGCAGGCCAATCTGCCG AAAAGGGTCTACCCGCTCGTGAAAGAGCTCGCCGCCGACGGGATCCCCGTCGCGGTGACGTGCCGGGTACTCAAGCTCTCCCGCCAACCGTATTACCGCTGGCTGGCCGACCCCATCACCGAGGCCGAACTCATCGAGGCCTACCGCGCCAATGCGCTGTTCGACGCGCACGCAGACGATCCGGAGTTCGGCTACCGCTACCTCGTGGAGGAGGCGCGCGATGCCGGCGAGCCGATGGCCGAGCGCACCGCATGGCGGATCTGCTCGCAGAATCGACTGTGGAGCGTGTTTGGTAAGAAACGCGGCAAGAACGGCAAAGTCGGGCCGCCGGTGCACGACGATCTTGTCGAGCGTGACTTCACCGCTGAAGGGCCAAATCAGTTGTGGCTCAGTGACATCACTGAGCACCGCACCGGTGAGGGCAAGCTCTACCTCTGTGCGATTAAGGACGTGTTCTCCAACCGGATCGTCGGCTACAGCATCGACTCCCGAATGAAGTCACAACTGGCCATCCGGGCACTACACAGCGCGGTAGCCCGACGCGGAGATGTCGCGGGGTGCATTCTGCACTCGGATCGCGGATCTCAGTTCCGGTCAAGGAAATTCGTACACGCCTTGAATCAACACGAGATGGTCGGCTCTATGGGCCGTGTCGGAGCCGCCGGCGACAACGCCGCCATGGAGAGCTTCTTTAGCCTGCTGCAGAAGAACGTGCTCGACCGCCGCCGCTGGGACACCCGAGAACAACTCCGCATCGCGATCGTCACCTGGATCGAGCGCACCTACCACCGGCGCCGCCGCCAGTCCGGCCTCGGGCGGTTGACCCCGATCGAATTCGAAGCAATCATGACCACACCGGCCAGTCAGGCCGCGTGA
- a CDS encoding site-specific DNA-methyltransferase yields MSDEPSAAVPAPRATNLIDSLLSRVRDNDPSLADDLRRAIKSVTADREFGLVFNRHLPETVELPGRAVRVLDKVRIKDDEGGRTWRVNKVRRAKGGRVAEIVSADTDALRDNQPLDNLVVIADFRDPIYPGLKSTGDRIERGGEKPFHTVINAENAHALEALSFTHAGKVDCIYIDPPYNTRANDWKYNNDFVDPKDTYSHSKWLAFMKRRLELAKKLLDPDDSVLIVTIDEKEVHRLGLLLEQTFPQARIQMVSSVINPKGVSRGAEFRRTDEYIFYAMLGAAAPTRLLLGPEWSSSAAGTEDVSAEDVDTEPELQTPEWTSMMRRGSNAARADRPSMFYPIYADPSIPKIVDVGDALPAGVHEAPTRKGLVAILPLRRNGKEGRWQISAGELRTRIEQGRVRLGRPTTYGFVVNYLPDGAYEAVMSDQFEVTGRAEDGSLIAVGRRDGRRIAPTQWKLRAHNASEHGSTLLSSFLPGRSFPFPKSLYAVEDCLRFFLKDKPDAVILDFFAGSGTTAHAVMRLNRQDNGWRQSISITNNEVSADEQKKLREEGRYPGDAAWEAWGICEYITKPRIKAAVTGRTPEGETIKGNYKFTDEFPMSEGFEENVEFFTLTYEDAEAVRLDLAFTAVAPMLWLRAGGQGSRIDTRTDTFAVADHYGVLFDPDHWRGFVRSLEKVEVLRCVYVVTDDDALFQRVTSKLPDEVNGHRLDVVRLYENYLNNFEINTTRV; encoded by the coding sequence ATGTCAGACGAGCCATCAGCAGCGGTACCAGCTCCGAGGGCAACGAATCTGATCGACTCGCTCCTCAGTAGGGTCCGCGACAATGACCCGTCGCTAGCGGACGACCTCCGCCGCGCCATTAAGTCCGTCACCGCCGACCGCGAGTTCGGGTTGGTATTCAATCGTCACCTACCCGAGACTGTCGAACTGCCCGGACGCGCCGTGCGTGTTCTCGACAAGGTGCGCATCAAAGACGACGAGGGAGGGCGCACCTGGCGCGTGAACAAGGTGCGCCGCGCCAAGGGTGGTCGCGTTGCCGAGATTGTCAGTGCCGACACAGACGCGCTGAGGGACAACCAGCCGCTCGACAACCTCGTGGTGATCGCTGACTTCCGTGACCCCATCTACCCCGGACTCAAGTCCACAGGAGACCGCATCGAGCGCGGCGGGGAGAAGCCGTTCCACACTGTCATCAACGCCGAAAACGCACACGCGCTGGAAGCCCTGTCGTTTACGCACGCGGGCAAGGTCGATTGCATCTACATTGACCCGCCGTACAACACGCGAGCCAACGACTGGAAGTACAACAACGACTTCGTGGACCCGAAAGATACCTACTCGCACAGCAAGTGGCTGGCTTTCATGAAGCGGAGACTGGAGCTGGCGAAAAAACTGCTCGATCCCGATGACTCGGTTCTGATCGTCACGATTGACGAGAAGGAAGTGCATCGACTGGGGTTACTGCTGGAGCAGACTTTCCCGCAGGCGCGTATCCAAATGGTCTCATCGGTGATAAACCCCAAGGGCGTGTCACGGGGCGCTGAGTTCCGCCGCACCGATGAGTACATTTTCTATGCGATGTTGGGCGCTGCGGCTCCCACTCGGCTCCTCCTTGGTCCCGAGTGGTCGAGTTCAGCAGCGGGTACAGAGGATGTTTCGGCTGAGGACGTTGACACGGAACCGGAGCTTCAAACTCCCGAGTGGACCTCAATGATGCGCCGTGGATCAAACGCCGCGCGGGCTGACCGTCCGTCGATGTTCTATCCGATATACGCCGACCCGTCCATCCCGAAGATCGTTGATGTTGGTGACGCCCTCCCAGCGGGTGTTCATGAGGCTCCGACGCGCAAGGGGCTCGTTGCGATTTTGCCTCTGCGACGGAATGGCAAGGAAGGACGGTGGCAGATATCGGCGGGCGAACTGCGAACGCGGATAGAACAGGGACGTGTACGACTTGGGCGTCCAACTACTTACGGCTTTGTCGTGAACTACTTGCCAGACGGTGCGTACGAAGCCGTGATGTCTGATCAGTTTGAGGTCACAGGTCGGGCAGAGGATGGATCGCTCATCGCGGTTGGTCGGCGCGACGGGCGACGCATCGCACCTACTCAATGGAAGCTGCGCGCTCACAACGCCTCCGAGCATGGCTCCACTCTCTTGTCGAGTTTTCTGCCTGGGCGTAGTTTTCCCTTTCCGAAATCGTTGTACGCCGTGGAGGATTGCCTGCGGTTCTTCCTCAAGGACAAGCCCGATGCGGTGATCCTTGACTTCTTCGCAGGATCGGGAACGACTGCTCATGCCGTGATGCGGTTGAACCGTCAAGACAACGGTTGGCGACAGTCCATCTCCATCACGAACAACGAAGTCTCGGCTGACGAGCAGAAGAAGCTCCGTGAGGAGGGACGGTACCCAGGTGATGCCGCATGGGAGGCGTGGGGAATCTGTGAGTACATCACCAAACCTCGAATCAAAGCGGCGGTGACGGGGCGGACTCCCGAAGGCGAGACCATCAAGGGTAATTACAAGTTCACCGATGAGTTCCCGATGTCCGAGGGCTTCGAGGAGAACGTCGAGTTCTTTACCCTGACCTACGAAGACGCCGAAGCTGTGCGGCTGGACCTAGCTTTCACCGCCGTAGCGCCGATGTTGTGGCTGCGCGCGGGTGGGCAAGGCTCTCGAATTGACACGCGCACGGACACTTTCGCAGTTGCCGATCACTACGGCGTGCTCTTCGACCCTGACCATTGGCGCGGCTTCGTACGCTCTCTGGAGAAGGTCGAGGTCTTGCGCTGTGTGTATGTGGTGACCGACGACGATGCACTGTTTCAGCGCGTCACATCGAAGCTGCCCGACGAAGTGAACGGGCATCGGCTTGATGTGGTGCGTTTGTACGAGAACTACCTGAATAACTTCGAAATCAACACAACTCGCGTGTAG
- a CDS encoding DEAD/DEAH box helicase, whose translation MHFSLFDYQDSAAREVLSKLVTARKIYRDPNYNKRTAFALAAVTGAGKTVIASAVIEALFKDSNEYDIEHDPTAVVLWLTDDESLNNQTKGRMLTASELNSNQLLSINNTDFPEVFDPLTVYFLNVQKLYDGSTSWTQRTATRPWTLWDTIKNTIEEPTRTLYLVLDEAHKGMTNGKQNKSTTALRLVNGEGDRPPVPIVWGISATPERFKKAMEGATGRMTEDDVTVSVADVQDSGLLKDTIVLNAPSEDGQFETTMLRAAVASVKDQTARWDAYCQEQGIDPVLPLLVVQVGDKPSDAELKLIVGTILEEWDELTEKNIRHVFGDHSDIATAGINVRHVEPETVQVKSYIRVLLAKNAVNTGWDCPRAEVLFSMRGGRDRTFITQFLGRMVRTPLARRIPSDELLNSVTCLLPKFDSQTTDEVAKALTNRAYDESSSDGENDGGKQRVLRDPVTLHQNIVPPGGVDDGDPRKDSYVPQAVFDLFPLLPSETKPQPAAKPLANLFDAAVALAGDGLLTDANAKALQMLFDVLDGIFNSSEHKDAIAKAIADIQTADVAVTEVNMKDGSTNSDKMTLAADTRAIDAAFSAASRAITKNIATKYQKFRAERDKDADGNMDLIQAKLEVAALTTLPVVKTALDEKATAVVKEWMATYDAGIRALSDEQKAQYSRIRGRAGVPLPQPAVLPTTKLEPTKDKEGKNLLPTSRRHLLSDANGDYPLDFRSGWEHQVVKTELARKGTAKVVGWYRNPSAATENAIRVPYQRKDGSWTTAQPDFIFFQQKADGTVIASVVDPHGSHFDDGIERLKGFAAFVERYPSEYAGFESLAKNKSGDLVKLNLLDSEVRKAIRADGASDKELFNGPHAVKYA comes from the coding sequence GTGCATTTCTCGCTATTCGACTACCAGGACTCGGCTGCACGTGAGGTGCTGTCGAAACTGGTGACTGCACGCAAAATCTACCGTGACCCGAACTACAACAAGCGCACCGCATTTGCTCTCGCTGCCGTCACTGGCGCGGGCAAGACCGTCATCGCTTCGGCAGTGATCGAAGCCTTGTTCAAAGATTCGAACGAATACGACATCGAACACGACCCCACGGCGGTTGTTCTCTGGCTGACTGACGATGAGAGCCTCAACAATCAAACCAAAGGCAGGATGCTCACCGCGTCGGAGCTGAACTCGAACCAGCTTCTGTCCATCAACAACACGGACTTCCCAGAAGTCTTCGACCCGCTGACCGTGTACTTCCTGAATGTGCAGAAGCTGTATGACGGCTCAACGAGTTGGACTCAACGAACCGCGACGCGTCCTTGGACGCTGTGGGACACCATTAAGAACACCATCGAAGAACCCACGCGCACCCTCTATTTGGTCCTCGATGAGGCGCACAAGGGTATGACCAACGGTAAGCAGAACAAGTCCACCACGGCGCTGCGTCTGGTCAACGGGGAAGGTGACCGTCCGCCAGTGCCAATCGTGTGGGGCATCTCCGCGACGCCTGAGCGGTTCAAGAAGGCTATGGAGGGTGCCACTGGTCGGATGACCGAGGACGACGTGACAGTCTCAGTCGCTGATGTTCAGGACTCCGGGCTCCTCAAAGACACCATCGTCCTCAATGCGCCAAGTGAAGATGGACAGTTCGAGACAACGATGCTGCGGGCAGCCGTGGCATCTGTGAAGGACCAAACTGCGCGTTGGGATGCCTACTGCCAGGAACAGGGTATTGATCCCGTGCTTCCGCTGCTGGTGGTTCAGGTCGGAGACAAACCAAGCGACGCTGAACTCAAACTCATTGTCGGTACCATCCTCGAAGAGTGGGATGAACTGACCGAGAAGAACATTCGCCACGTGTTCGGGGACCACTCGGACATCGCAACGGCAGGCATCAACGTCCGTCACGTCGAACCCGAAACTGTTCAAGTGAAGTCCTATATCCGTGTGCTTCTTGCCAAGAACGCGGTGAACACAGGATGGGACTGCCCACGAGCCGAGGTGTTGTTCTCGATGCGGGGCGGACGGGACCGCACCTTCATTACACAGTTCCTCGGGCGCATGGTCCGTACACCGTTAGCACGACGGATACCCTCGGACGAATTGCTGAACTCGGTCACCTGCCTGCTTCCCAAGTTCGATTCGCAGACCACCGACGAGGTGGCAAAAGCACTGACCAACCGTGCGTACGACGAATCCAGCTCGGATGGAGAGAATGACGGCGGCAAACAGCGGGTTTTGCGCGATCCAGTGACGTTGCATCAAAACATCGTGCCCCCAGGCGGTGTTGACGACGGAGACCCACGCAAGGACAGCTACGTCCCACAGGCGGTGTTCGATCTGTTCCCGCTCTTGCCCAGTGAGACGAAGCCGCAACCTGCCGCCAAACCCTTAGCGAATCTGTTCGACGCCGCTGTCGCACTTGCGGGTGACGGACTGCTGACAGACGCGAACGCGAAAGCGCTGCAAATGCTATTCGACGTGCTCGACGGGATTTTCAACTCGTCGGAGCACAAGGACGCCATCGCAAAAGCTATAGCGGACATCCAGACCGCCGATGTCGCGGTGACTGAAGTGAACATGAAGGACGGCTCAACCAACTCGGACAAGATGACGCTCGCCGCTGATACCCGCGCCATCGACGCGGCGTTCAGCGCCGCGAGTCGAGCCATCACCAAGAACATCGCCACGAAGTACCAAAAGTTCCGCGCCGAACGTGACAAGGACGCGGACGGCAACATGGACCTCATCCAGGCGAAACTCGAAGTGGCTGCGCTTACAACACTTCCAGTGGTGAAAACGGCGCTCGATGAGAAGGCAACCGCTGTAGTCAAGGAATGGATGGCGACCTACGACGCGGGGATTCGTGCACTCAGCGATGAGCAGAAGGCTCAGTACAGCAGGATCAGGGGACGTGCTGGTGTGCCGCTACCTCAACCAGCAGTATTGCCGACCACCAAGCTGGAGCCGACCAAGGACAAGGAAGGAAAGAACCTACTGCCCACTTCGCGGCGGCACCTGTTGTCCGATGCGAACGGCGACTATCCGCTGGACTTCAGGAGCGGTTGGGAGCACCAAGTCGTGAAGACCGAGCTAGCGCGGAAGGGTACTGCGAAGGTCGTTGGCTGGTACCGCAATCCTTCGGCGGCAACGGAGAATGCAATTCGCGTGCCGTATCAGAGGAAGGACGGAAGCTGGACCACTGCGCAGCCCGATTTCATCTTCTTTCAGCAGAAGGCAGACGGCACCGTGATCGCATCGGTGGTCGATCCGCACGGCAGTCACTTCGATGACGGTATCGAGCGGCTGAAGGGTTTCGCCGCCTTCGTGGAGCGGTACCCGTCCGAGTACGCGGGCTTCGAATCGCTGGCGAAGAACAAGTCGGGAGACTTGGTGAAGCTCAACTTGCTCGACTCCGAAGTGCGCAAGGCGATTCGTGCCGATGGCGCGAGCGACAAGGAGCTTTTTAACGGACCCCACGCGGTGAAGTACGCCTGA